The Natronosporangium hydrolyticum nucleotide sequence GCCACCCCAACCTGGTGATCCACCCGGTGGCGTTCCTGGTGAGCAGCCCGACCGGTGCCTGGGGAGCGCTGGACCGCCGGGGACGCCCGTTGATCGAGCCCAACCATCCGAGCCGGCTAGCGGTAATGGAGGAGATCGACCGACTACTCGCCGACACCAAACCTGTGCTCTGAGCCGCCCGCGGTCATAGGATGTCGCCGCTTACCTGGGCAGGTAGGTTTGCGGACATGGAATTTCGACACCTTGGCAAGTCCGGACTGCTGGTCAGCGAGATCTCGTACGGCAACTGGATCACGCACGGTTCGCAGGTTGAGGAGGAGGCGGCGACGGCGTGTGTCCGTACCGCGCTCGACCTGGGAGTGACCACATTCGACACTGCGGACGTCTACGCGGGCACCAAGGCCGAAGCGGTGCTCGGACGGGCGCTGCAGGGTCAACGCCGCGAAAGCCTGGAGATCTTCACCAAGGTCTACTGGCCGACCGGTGAGGGCCCCAACGACAGCGGCCTGTCCCGCAAACACATCATGGAGTCCATCAACGGCTCCCTCCGCCGCCTCCAGACCGACTACGTCGACCTCTACCAGGCGCACCGCTTCGACTACAGCACTCCCCTGGAGGAGACGCTGACGGCCTTCGCCGACATCGTCCGGGCCGGCAAAGCCCACTACATCGGGGTCTCCGAGTGGCGGGCCGAACAGATTCGTGAGGCGTACCCGATCGCGCGCGACCTGCGCATTCCGCTGGTCTCGAACCAGCCCCAGTATTCGATGCTGTGGCGGGTGATCGAGCCCGAGGTCGTGCCGACCTGCGAGGAGCTCGGACTGAGCCAGGTCGTCTTCTCCCCGCTTGCCCAGGGCGTGCTGACCGGTAAGTACTCCCCCGGCGACGCGCCGCCGGCCGACTCCCGCGCCACCGACGCTTCCGGCTCCCGGTTCATCGGCCACCTACTCACCGAGGAGATCCTCACCGCGGTGCAGCGGCTGAAGCCGCTCGCGGAGCAGGCCGGGTTGACCATGGCGCAGCTGGCGATCGCCTGGGTGCTGCAGAACCCCAACGTCGCCTCGGCGATCGTCGGCGCCACCCGGCCTGCGCAGCTCACCGAGACGATCAAAGCGGTCGGGGTGAAGCTCGACGCGAGCCTGCTGAAGGCGATCGACGAAGCCCTGGGGGCGGTCGTGGTGACCGACCCGGCCCGGACCCAGTCGCCGGAACGTCCGCCGACCCGGTAACCACCGCTGGCGGGTCGGTTGGTCGCCGTGGAGGCCTGCCCGCGACGACCAACCGACCCGCCCTGGTCACTACTCGTTGAGTAGGCTCATCCGATACTCCACCCGCTCGCCTTCGAGCAGCACCACCGTGTTCACCCCCTGCTCGGCGAGCTGCCGCCAAGTCTGGCCGAGCCACGACTCGGCGTCGGCCTGGCTGCCGAACGTCTCAGCCGGCCCTGTGACCGTTGTCCCGTCCGCCGCCTCGTACCGCCAGCTCCACGCCATGAGTCACGCTCCTCGTCCGGTCCCGTCGCGAGCATTAACGATCGGGCCATAGGGTATCGGCATGTCTTGGCGCACGCTCCTCGTCCTCGGTGGTGCCGGCTCCGGCCGCGAAGCTTTCGCCGAGTCCCAGCTCGACCAGGCTGCTCCGGTTCGGCGTCCGACGCCGACCAGCGGCGACGGTCTGGCCGCGTTAGCGGCCCAGATCGCCCAGGCCGAGCCGGGTGAGAACCTGCTGGTCAGCGACCTGACCAGCTGGCTCCCGGGCGGGTCCGCCAAGCTCGACTCGGCTGAGCTGACCGAGTTGGTGGCGGCGATCGGCCCGGGCCCGGGACAACTGGTGCTGGTCAGCGCCGAGGTGGGGTTGTCGACGCCGCCCACCACCGCCGCGAACCGCCGGCTGGCGCAGCTGTTAGGCGAGGTGAACCAGGCGCTCGCCGCCGCCGCCGATGCGGTAGTGCTGGTGGTGGCCGGGCAGCCCAGCTGGTTGAAGGGCGGCACAGTGCCCGAAGCCGGCTGGCGCACGGCTGGCGCGACCAGTGTGACCGCTGGCGCGCCGACCGCGACCGCCGCCCCGCCCGCGACTGCGACGGCCACCGCCGCCTCCGCTGCCGGGTTGTCCCAGCTGGCCGCGCTGCCCGCACCGGACGCCGAGGCCAAGGCGGCGGCCGGGGACCGGCTCGCCGCCCTCGGCCCGATCGCACTCGGCGAACTCGTCCGGGTGGTCCAGTTCGCGGCTGGCGCCCAGGGCACGGCCGACCCGACCCCGTGGCAGCGTGCCCGGGTGCTGGTATTGAACGGAGCGCATCAAGGCGGCGCCAGCGCCGGCCCGACCTGGGCAGCCCAGCGAGCCGCTGCGCTTCGGGCGGGCACCGACCCGTTGGCGCGGCTGGCGGCCCCGGTCGCCGCCAGCGTCCAACTCGTCGACGCGGCCGCCGCCGAGCCGATTGAGGACGGGCCGGCGATGCCCGAGCCGCAGGTGGAGCA carries:
- a CDS encoding bifunctional adenosylcobinamide kinase/adenosylcobinamide-phosphate guanylyltransferase, with the translated sequence MSWRTLLVLGGAGSGREAFAESQLDQAAPVRRPTPTSGDGLAALAAQIAQAEPGENLLVSDLTSWLPGGSAKLDSAELTELVAAIGPGPGQLVLVSAEVGLSTPPTTAANRRLAQLLGEVNQALAAAADAVVLVVAGQPSWLKGGTVPEAGWRTAGATSVTAGAPTATAAPPATATATAASAAGLSQLAALPAPDAEAKAAAGDRLAALGPIALGELVRVVQFAAGAQGTADPTPWQRARVLVLNGAHQGGASAGPTWAAQRAAALRAGTDPLARLAAPVAASVQLVDAAAAEPIEDGPAMPEPQVEQALARGWELAERAADDGVDVLVLASIGDGAESAAAAVTAILAPSTEPAALLARVRSEQGLIDDEAWMLRCATVRDAVHRTRGGGRTVGRPLLAQLGGADLAIATGLLLGAAARRTPVLLDGPVGAAAGLVARNLAAAARHWWLLPDAGAHPLVTRVQDTLGLKPLFDLRLELGEGAGALAVLPIMQTGLFLATQLQPDVDPAAEDDAPEPSPPAAS
- a CDS encoding aldo/keto reductase family protein — encoded protein: MEFRHLGKSGLLVSEISYGNWITHGSQVEEEAATACVRTALDLGVTTFDTADVYAGTKAEAVLGRALQGQRRESLEIFTKVYWPTGEGPNDSGLSRKHIMESINGSLRRLQTDYVDLYQAHRFDYSTPLEETLTAFADIVRAGKAHYIGVSEWRAEQIREAYPIARDLRIPLVSNQPQYSMLWRVIEPEVVPTCEELGLSQVVFSPLAQGVLTGKYSPGDAPPADSRATDASGSRFIGHLLTEEILTAVQRLKPLAEQAGLTMAQLAIAWVLQNPNVASAIVGATRPAQLTETIKAVGVKLDASLLKAIDEALGAVVVTDPARTQSPERPPTR